From the genome of Streptomyces spinoverrucosus:
GGGGGCGATTCCCTGCCTATCCTGAAGGGACCCCCCGGGTCGCCCCGGCGACTGCACGATGAGGAGGACTCCGTGCCGCTCTCAGAGCACGAGCAGCGCATGCTCGAGCAGATGGAGCGAGCGCTGTACGCCGAAGATCCCAAGTTCGCGACAGCGCTTGAGGGAAGCGGGCTGCGTACGTACACCCGGCGACGGGTCTACCAGGCGGTCGCGGGCTTCCTCGTAGGTATCGCGCTCCTCATGGCCGGAATGGTCGCCAAGCAGGTCTGGCTCAGCGTGGTGGGCTTCCTGGTCATGCTGGGCTGCGCGGTACTCGCCGTGACCGGTTGGCGCAAGGCCCCCAAGCCGGGCGAGCAGCCCGCTGCGGGTGGTCCGCCCGCCGGCCGTCAGGGACGTCAGCGGCGCTCGATGATGGACCGTATCGAACAGCGCTGGCAGCGACGCCGCGACGAGCAGCAGGGCCACTGATTCCCACCCACAGCTCCCATTGACGTACGTGAGGGGTTACCGCCCGGCGGGCGGTAACCCCTCACGCATGCCGTGACCCGGTCGGGACGTAAGCCGCCGGAACAGGCGAGGGGGCCGGTGTCCGGACACCGGCCCCCTCGCCCTGTCTGTCTCCGACCTCAGCCGCCTCAGCCGCTCTGCTGACCGGACGGCCGGCGCAGCAGAGCGGCCCAGCCGGTCGCCACGCGGGCCTTCGCGGCCGTCCAGCGGTCGCTCAGGTCCCACACCGCGCGGATGGCCGAGCGTGGTGCCACGACCGCCCGGATCCGGGTCCGCCAGCCGGCCCGGGAGCGCAGCGCCGACCGCAGTCGGCGGACGTCGTCGGCCAGCCCGGACTCCGCTCGCGGATTCGGCGCGAACAGCACCTGCTCCACAGCACCGGCCACCCGGTGCACCGACCGGGTCGTCGGCTCGTCCAGCTGCCCCAGCCGCACGATCCGCGCGGCCGCCTTGCGCGGGGTCAGCGCGTCGTCCGGCGCGATGCCGTAGTCCCAGGCGGTGTCGGTGAGTTCGCGCCAGACGGCCAGTACATGCCCGGCGGCCAGCTCGGCGACATGCCGCTCGTCCAGTTCCACGTCGAGCGTGGCCACCTCGACGCCGTCGCTGCCGCCCGCACCGTCGCGTCCCCGGCCGAGCTCACCCTGTACCGCGGAGCCGGTGTGCCGGGCCGAGGCCAGCCGCACCGACCGCCGTCTGATCCGCCACAGCATGGGCAGCAGCGGCAGGACGATCACCGCGACGGCGAGCAGCGTCCAGCCCGCCGTCTGGTACCAGGGGCGGCCCTCGTCGTCCGAGGTGCCCGGGTCCAGCGGCAGCGCAGCGCCGCAAGCCTCCAGCCGCTTGTCCTGCGCCGAGCAGCTCTCGCTCGTGGACGGCTCCGCCGAAGGGGCCGGGTCCGCCGAACTCGAGGCCTCCGGCAGCTCGGGAATGCTGCTGCCCGGCACCTCGGGCTGGGTGTACGAGGGGGTCGTGCCCCGGTTCGGCGTCGGCTCGAAACGGGTCCAGCCCACGCCCTCGAAGTACAGCTCGGGCCAGGCGTGCGCGTCCCTGAGCCCCACCGTCACCGTGCCGTCGCCCTGCGGCGTACCGGGTGCGAAGCCCACCGCGACCCGGGCCGGTATGCCGAGCGTGCGGGCCATCGACGCCATCGCGAAGGAGAAGTGCACGCAGAAGCCCCGCTTGTCCCGCAGGAAGCGGGCGATCGCCTGGGAGCCGCTGCCGACCTCCACCTCGGTGTCGTACTGGAACCCGCCGGTCAGGGCGAAGTGCTCCTGGAGCTTGACCGCCTGCTCGTACGGATTCTTCGCGCCGGCCGTGATCTCGCGGGCCTGCCGCGACACCACCCCCGGCAGTGAGTCCGGCACCTGGGTGAACTCGCGCTCGAGCGCGGAGGGCGGCTCCGGCGCCGAGGCTAGCTGCTCCGCTGTTGGCTGCACATCGAGGCTGGTCACCTCGTAGCCGGCACCGCGGGTGGTCTGGCCGTGGTCGCCGACGAGGGTCATGCCCACCGGTTCGTACCGCCAGTTGCCGTCGATCCTCACGTCGCTCGGCGGGTAGGGCATGGGCAGCCAGTCCTGCCCGTACCAGTCGGCGGCGGCGATACGGGTGCGGACCTCGGCGCGGCGGACGTCCGGGCCCAGCCCGAGGGGTGTCGGGAACTCGTCCGGCACCGCGATGATGTTCCGCCGGGAGGGCTTCCACGTGGTGCCGTCGAAGTCGTCCAGGGACACGATCCGCAGATACATGCCCGACAGGTCGTTGGTGCTGGTGCGCAGGGTCATGACCGTGCGGTCCTCGTCCACGTTCAGGCTGTCGCGCAGCGACACCAGCGGGTTCACCGCGGAGATCGTGCCACCGCCGCCGCTGCCCGAGCCGGCGCCCGTCCCGGCGCCGTCCAGCAGACCGCCGTTCATCGCGGGCAGGGCCAGCGGCACGACCAGGGCTGTGCCCAGCGCGACCACGCCGATCCGCCGCCCCGTACGAACCGGTGCCACCGGACCGCCCGGCTCGCCGTCGCCTGAGGCGCGCGGCGCGCCGCCGAACACCCGGCCCCACTGCGCCAGCCGGTCGCGGCCCTCGGCGAGCAGCAGCATCAGATAGCCGACCGCAGCTATCAGGAACCACACCCAGCCGCCGGCGCCGTCGGACAGCCCCGCGGCGACCGAGTACAGCGCGAGCAGCGGCAGCCCGGCCGGGGCCGCGCTGCGGAAGGTCACCGCGAGCACGTCCACCGCCAGCCCGATCACCAGGACACCGCCGACGAGCATCAGCCTGATGCCCGGGGACAGCGGAGCCGGGATGGCGTACCGCCCGACGTCCTGGGTGCCCTGCTGGAGCAGGTCGGCGAAGTGCACGAAGGCCTCGGGGCCCGGGATCAGCCCGATGATCGCGTACTCCCGGGCGAAGACCAAGGTCAGCAGCAGCAGCGTGACCAGGGCCTGCACCGCCACCGTCAGCGGGCGGGCCAGCGGCACCCGCCGGGCCGTCGCGCCCACTGCCGTCTGGATCGCCAGCAGGACGGCCGCCTGCAGAATCCAGGTGGCCGGATCGACCAGCGGCAGCAGGGCGCACGCGGCCATCAGCGTCGCCGCCGTGGCACACAGCGCCATCCGTGCCTGCCCGCTCATGACCGCCCCTCCCCACCGGTCGTACCGCTCGCCGTCACGACGCCCGTGCGCTCACGCTCCGCCTGGCGCCACAGATCGTGCAGGGAGGCGCCCCGCGGCACGCGCACGACCGTCCAGCCGGCCTCGCGCAGCATCCGCAGCCGCTCCTCCTTCCCGTCCAACGGCCCGGGCACATCGGTCGGTTCCCGCACCCAGTCCCCGCTGTCCAGGACGAAGGCGACCGCGCCGCCCGTGCGCTGGCGCATCCGGGCGGCCACCGTGGCCTGCGGCTCGTCGAGGTCGCCGAAGAAGGCCACCAGCAGCCCCTCGTGCCCGCCGCGCAGCACGTCGTACGCCCGCGACAGGCCCGTACCGTCGGAGTGGTCGATCACCGCGAGGGTGTCCATCATCAGCCCGGCCGCGTCCGCCGACATCTGGCTCGCGCCCGCGAAGCCGTCCGCGCCCTCGCCGGGCACCGAGCTGCCGGTGTCCGTCAACAGCCGTACCGAGAAGCCCCGTTCGAGCATGTGCACCAGCACGGACGCGGCGCCCGCCACCGCCCACTCGAAGGCCGAGTCCGGGCCCGAACCCTCGAAGGCGGCGCCCCGGGTGTCCAGCAGCACCGTGCAGCGCGAGCGCTGCGGCTGCTCCTCGCGGCGCACCATCAGCTCGCCGTAGCGGGCGGTGGAGCGCCAGTGCACGCGGCGCAGGTCGTCGCCGTAGCGGTACCCACGCGGGATCACGTCGTCCTCGCCGGCCAGCGCGAGCGAGCGCAGCCGCCCGTCGCCGTACCCCGTCGCCTCGCCGGCCAGCCGCACCGGCGGCAGCGGCTCCACGCGCGGGATCACCGTCAGGGTGTCGTACGTCGAGAAGGACCGGGTCAGCTCGCACATCCCGAACGGGTCGGTCAGGCGCAGTTGCAGCGGGCCCAGCGGATAGCGGCCGCGCAGGTCGGAGCGGACGCGGTAGGACACCTCGCGGCGGCCGCCCGGCTCGACGCGGTC
Proteins encoded in this window:
- a CDS encoding DUF3040 domain-containing protein, whose amino-acid sequence is MPLSEHEQRMLEQMERALYAEDPKFATALEGSGLRTYTRRRVYQAVAGFLVGIALLMAGMVAKQVWLSVVGFLVMLGCAVLAVTGWRKAPKPGEQPAAGGPPAGRQGRQRRSMMDRIEQRWQRRRDEQQGH
- a CDS encoding transglutaminase family protein codes for the protein MSGQARMALCATAATLMAACALLPLVDPATWILQAAVLLAIQTAVGATARRVPLARPLTVAVQALVTLLLLTLVFAREYAIIGLIPGPEAFVHFADLLQQGTQDVGRYAIPAPLSPGIRLMLVGGVLVIGLAVDVLAVTFRSAAPAGLPLLALYSVAAGLSDGAGGWVWFLIAAVGYLMLLLAEGRDRLAQWGRVFGGAPRASGDGEPGGPVAPVRTGRRIGVVALGTALVVPLALPAMNGGLLDGAGTGAGSGSGGGGTISAVNPLVSLRDSLNVDEDRTVMTLRTSTNDLSGMYLRIVSLDDFDGTTWKPSRRNIIAVPDEFPTPLGLGPDVRRAEVRTRIAAADWYGQDWLPMPYPPSDVRIDGNWRYEPVGMTLVGDHGQTTRGAGYEVTSLDVQPTAEQLASAPEPPSALEREFTQVPDSLPGVVSRQAREITAGAKNPYEQAVKLQEHFALTGGFQYDTEVEVGSGSQAIARFLRDKRGFCVHFSFAMASMARTLGIPARVAVGFAPGTPQGDGTVTVGLRDAHAWPELYFEGVGWTRFEPTPNRGTTPSYTQPEVPGSSIPELPEASSSADPAPSAEPSTSESCSAQDKRLEACGAALPLDPGTSDDEGRPWYQTAGWTLLAVAVIVLPLLPMLWRIRRRSVRLASARHTGSAVQGELGRGRDGAGGSDGVEVATLDVELDERHVAELAAGHVLAVWRELTDTAWDYGIAPDDALTPRKAAARIVRLGQLDEPTTRSVHRVAGAVEQVLFAPNPRAESGLADDVRRLRSALRSRAGWRTRIRAVVAPRSAIRAVWDLSDRWTAAKARVATGWAALLRRPSGQQSG
- a CDS encoding DUF58 domain-containing protein, giving the protein MTSPAGPEPADADRGDKGGVRTALAGLTTRGRSFLAAGVAAAVCAYVLGQSDLLRVGLLLAVLPLVCATVLYRTRYRVAGSRRLSPARVPAGAEARVHLRMDNVSRLPTGLLMLQDRVPYVLGPRPRFVLDRVEPGGRREVSYRVRSDLRGRYPLGPLQLRLTDPFGMCELTRSFSTYDTLTVIPRVEPLPPVRLAGEATGYGDGRLRSLALAGEDDVIPRGYRYGDDLRRVHWRSTARYGELMVRREEQPQRSRCTVLLDTRGAAFEGSGPDSAFEWAVAGAASVLVHMLERGFSVRLLTDTGSSVPGEGADGFAGASQMSADAAGLMMDTLAVIDHSDGTGLSRAYDVLRGGHEGLLVAFFGDLDEPQATVAARMRQRTGGAVAFVLDSGDWVREPTDVPGPLDGKEERLRMLREAGWTVVRVPRGASLHDLWRQAERERTGVVTASGTTGGEGRS